The nucleotide sequence CCCTACCCATAGCTCTTGGCCTTACCCTCTTCATTGTAGGACCTTCATCTACGTAAGCCCTCTTAACGATAAGCTCTTCAGGGTCAAGGCCTTTTTGCTCAGCATTTGCAATAGCACTCTTTAAGACCTTTTCAACCATCCTTGCAGCTTTCTTAGGTGAGTTCTGGAGGATTGCAAGGGCTTGCTCTACGTGTTTACCCCTTATAAGGTCAACAACGAGCCTTACTTTTGAGGCCGACATACGGGCCCTTCTCCAGATTGCCCTTGCCTCTACAGGGATCTCAAAACCCCTTTCACCCTCTCTGTAGTATTCCCTCTGTTCAACAGCCATCTTCTACCTCTCCTTACTTCTTCTTAGCTACTTTCTGTCCAGCGTGACCACGGAAAGTTCTGGTAAGTGAGAACTCACCAAGCCTGTGGCCTACCATCTGCTCCGTAACGTAAACGGGAATAAACTTCTGGCCGTTGTAAACGGCAAAGGTGTGGCCGATGAACTCGGGAACGATTGTACATGCCCTATCCCACACCTTTATAACTTTCTTCTCTCCCGTTTCGTTCATCTTACGGACTTTCTTAAGTATTTTAGGGTTCACGTAAGGACCCTTTTTCAGTGAACGGCCCATTTAAACCTCCTACTTCTGATTACGGCGTTTAATGATGAACTTATCAGAGTACTTCTTAGCACGCCTAGTTTTGTATCCTTTGGTAGGCTGACCCCAAGGAGTAACAGGGTGCTTACCGAACGTTCTACCTTCACCACCTCCGTGGGGGTGATCAACTGGGTTCATAGCAGTACCACGAACTGTTGGCCTGATACCGAGCCACCTTGAACGACCGGCCTTACCAAGAACGATGTTCTCGTGGTCAAGGTTTCCAACTTGACCAATTGTAGCCATGCAGTCAAGGTGAACTAGGCGGAGCTCTCCAGATGGAAGTCTAAGCTGTGCGTAGTCTCCCACCTTACCCATAATCTGGGCAAAAGAACCAGCAGCACGGGCAAGCTGACCGCCCTTACCGGGCTTAAGCTCAACGTTGTGAACAATTGTACCAACGGGAATGTTCCTAAGCGGAAGAGCATTACCTACCTTAATCTCAGCATCGGGACCTGCAACAACAGTATCCCCGACCTTAAGGCCTTCAGGCCAGATGATGTAGCGCTTTTCACCGTCAGCGTAGACAAGGAGAGCAATTCTTGCAGAACGGTTCGGATCGTACTCAATAGCAGCAACCTTTGCAGGAACACCGATCTTATCACGCCTAAAGTCAATTATCCTGTAGCGGCGCTTATGGCCACCACCCTTATGGCGACAGGTGATCCTACCCTGGTTATTCCTACCAGTTCCCCTTACAAAGCCGACCGTAAGGGACTTTTCAGGTTCAGTTTTAGTAAT is from Thermovibrio guaymasensis and encodes:
- the rpsS gene encoding 30S ribosomal protein S19, with the protein product MGRSLKKGPYVNPKILKKVRKMNETGEKKVIKVWDRACTIVPEFIGHTFAVYNGQKFIPVYVTEQMVGHRLGEFSLTRTFRGHAGQKVAKKK
- the rplB gene encoding 50S ribosomal protein L2 yields the protein MGIKRFKPYTPSRRFMTVSDFAEITKTEPEKSLTVGFVRGTGRNNQGRITCRHKGGGHKRRYRIIDFRRDKIGVPAKVAAIEYDPNRSARIALLVYADGEKRYIIWPEGLKVGDTVVAGPDAEIKVGNALPLRNIPVGTIVHNVELKPGKGGQLARAAGSFAQIMGKVGDYAQLRLPSGELRLVHLDCMATIGQVGNLDHENIVLGKAGRSRWLGIRPTVRGTAMNPVDHPHGGGEGRTFGKHPVTPWGQPTKGYKTRRAKKYSDKFIIKRRNQK
- the rplV gene encoding 50S ribosomal protein L22 translates to MAVEQREYYREGERGFEIPVEARAIWRRARMSASKVRLVVDLIRGKHVEQALAILQNSPKKAARMVEKVLKSAIANAEQKGLDPEELIVKRAYVDEGPTMKRVRPRAMGRANIIRRRTCHITVVVGKPEAKK